One Oryza brachyantha chromosome 3, ObraRS2, whole genome shotgun sequence DNA segment encodes these proteins:
- the LOC102716663 gene encoding guanine nucleotide exchange factor SPIKE 1: MDSAAATGEGQRFKRIPRQSLAGNLELDPLLNESLDQWPHLNELVQCYRADFVKDDCKYGRYESVAPPSFQNQIFEGPDTELEKELQLSNDRQSKPDEVTEDDMPSTSGRQIYETEIPASSSKKHCSLSPLPAYEPAFDWENERSLIFGQRVPENVPAINSSGLKITVKVLSLSFQAGLVEPFSGTICLYNKDRREKLSEDFYFHILPTEMQDAQISLDRRAVFSLDAPSPSACLLIQLEKAATEEGGVTPSVYSRKEPVHLTEKEKQKLQVWSRIMPYRESFAWSMIPLFDSNQAGGAASPSSPLAPSMSGSSSQDSIVEPISKLTLDGKLNHYSSGSSVIVEISNLNKVKESYIEDSLQDPKRKVHKPVKGVLKLEVEKLHNGHNDMDNVSEGGSMANDLNDAGELNNGRYSRSSFDGIHGSLNSTAVTQKDAHQNGQASNTESGENFQAFDFRMMTRSEPFSQLFHCLYVYPLTIGLSRKRNLFVRVELRKDDSDIRKPPLEAVHPRDRNTTLQKWAHTQIAVGTRMACYHDEVKISLPALLTPQHHLLFTFFHLDLQMKPEAPKPVVVGYAVLPLSTHIQLLSDISLPILRELAPHYLQESGKERMDYLEDGKTVFRLRLRLCSSLFPVNERIRDFFVEYDRHTLHTSPPWGSELLEAINSLKNVESTALLQFLQPILNMLLHLIGDGGETLQVAAFRAMVNILTRVQQESSDGAERNRFLVNYVDFAFDDFGDRQAPVYPGLSTVWGSLARSKAKGYRVGPVYDDVLAMAWFFLELIVKSMGLEQSRLFYHNLPLGEDVPPLQLKDGVFRCIMQLFDCLLTEVHERCKKGLSLAKRLNSTLAFFCYDLLSIIEPRQVFELVSLYMDKFAGVCQSVLHDCKLTFLQIICDHDLFVEMPGRDPSDRNYLSSVLIQEIFLTLDHDDLSQRAKAARILVVLICKHEFDARYQKSEDKLYIAQLYFPLIGQILDEMPVFYNLNAVEKREVLVVILQIVRNLDDMTLIKAWQQSIARTRLFFKLLEECITHFEHNKTGDSLLLGSSSRSPDAERPASPKYSDRLSPSVNAYLSEASRHEIRPQGTPENGYMWNRVSPQLSSPNQPYSLREALAQAQSSRIGSTARALRESLHPVLRQKLELWEENLSTAVSLEVLGIIDKFSVAAASRSISTDYAKLDCVTSVLMGLLSRSQPLAFWKAFLPVVYNIFNLHGATLMARENDRFLKQIAFHLLRLAVFRNDSIRKRAVVGLQILVRNSFNYFKNTTRLRVMLTITLSELMSDVQVTQMKSDGSLEESGETQRLRKSLEEMADVRSKDLLKDCGLPVAALEAAPEGSTDNRWSWVEVKHLSKCLVQALDAGLEHALLGSEMTLDRCAAAEGFYKLAMAYAPVPDLHIMWLLHLCDAHQEMQSWAEAAQCAVAVAGVIMQALVGRNDAVWSKEHVASLCKICPIVNADVNSEASAAEVEGYGASKLTVDSAVKYLQLANKLFAQAELYHFCASIQELIIPVYKSRRAYGQLAKCHMSLKDIYESILDQEASPIPFIDATYYRVGFYGERFGKLNKKEYVFREPRDVRLGDIMEKLSHIYEAKMDGNHTLHIIPDSRQVNADELQPGVCYLQITAVDPVMEDEDLGSRRERIFSLSTGTVRARVFDRFLFDTPFTKNGKTQGGLEDQWKRRTVLQTEGSFPALVNRLLVIKSESLEFSPVENAIGMIETRTAALRNELEEPRSSEGDQLPRLQSLQRILQGSVAVQVNSGVLSVCTAFLSGEPATRLRSQELQQLIAALLEFMAVCKRAIRVHFRLIGEEDQEFHTQLVNGFQSLTAELSHYIPAILSEL; this comes from the exons ATGGattccgcggcggcgacgggggaaGGGCAGCGGTTCAAGCGTATTCCGCGGCAGTCGTTGGCGGGGAACCTGGAGCTGGATCCACTG CTTAATGAAAGTTTAGATCAATGGCCACATCTCAATGAGCTGGTTCAGTGCTATAGGGCTGATTTTGTGAAAGATGACTGCAAATATGGACGATATGAAAGTGTTGCACCACCATCgtttcaaaatcaaatttttgaagGACCTGATACCGAATTAGAAAAAG AATTGCAGCTTAGCAATGATCGGCAATCCAAGCCTGACGAGGTTACTGAAGATGATATGCCGAGTACGTCAGGGAGGCAAATATATGAGACTGAAATTCCTGCATCATCTTCAAAAAAA CACTGCAGTCTATCACCTTTACCGGCATATGAACCTGCATTTGATTGGGAAAATGAGAGATCTTTGATATTCGGCCAACGGGTGCCAGAAAATGTCCCTGCAATAAACAGCAG TGGATTGAAGATAACTGTCAAGGTGCTATCTTTGTCATTCCAAGCTGGATTAGTTG AGCCATTTAGTGGTACAATCTGCTTGTACAACAAAGACAGAAGAGAAAAATTGTCAGAAGATTTCTATTTTCATATACTCCCAACAGAAATGCAAGAT GCTCAGATTTCTCTGGACCGTCGAGCTGTTTTTTCATTGGATGCCCCTTCACCATCAGCATGCCTTCTCATTCAGCTAGAGAAGGCTGCCACTGAGGAAGGGGGAGTAACACCCTCTGTTTATTCCCGAAAAGAACCT GTTCACTTGACTGAGAAAGAGAAGCAAAAACTGCAAGTTTGGTCTCGAATCATGCCATATAGAGAGTCATTTGCATGGTCTATGATTCCTCTGTTTGACAGCAACCAGGCTGGTGGTGCTGCCTCTCCTAGTAGCCCTCTAGCACCAAGTATGTCAGGCTCAAGTTCTCAAGATAGTATTGTGGAGCCTATTTCCAAGCTCACTTTAGATGGAAAGCTCAATCATTATTCAAGTGGAAGCTCAGTTATTGtagagatatcaaatttgaaCAAAGTGAAGGAAAGCTACATAGAAGACTCCCTCCAA GATCCCAAAAGAAAAGTACACAAACCAGTGAAAGGTGTACTAAAGTTAGAGGTGGAAAAACTTCATAATGGTCACAACGACATGGATAACGTTTCTGAGGGTGGTAGCATGGCCAATGATTTGAATGATGCTGGCGAGCTCAATAATGGCAGATACAGCAGGAGTAGCTTTGATGGGATCCATGGTTCTCTGAATTCTACTGCTGTTACCCAGAAAGATGCGCATCAGAATGGTCAAGCTTCTAATACAGAGAGTGGTGAAAAT TTTCAAGCTTTTGACTTTCGGATGATGACACGAAGTGAACCATTTTCACAGCTTTTCCATTGCCTTTATGTGTACCCACTGACTATTGGCTTGAGCCGTAAAAGAAATCTATTTGTAAGAGTGGAATTGAGAAAGGATGATTCGGACATCCGCAAACCTCCATTAGAG GCTGTTCATCCAAGGGATAGGAACACAACACTACAGAAGTGGGCACATACTCAGATTGCTGTTGGAACGAGAATGGCTTGCTACCATGATGAAGTTAAGATCAGTCTGCCTGCTCTTTTGACACCCCAACATCATCTTCTGTTCACGTTTTTCCATTTAGATCTCCAAATGAAGCCTGAAGCGCCCAAACCA GTTGTTGTGGGATATGCTGTACTTCCACTGTCGACACACATTCA GTTACTTTCAGACATATCTTTGCCAATTTTAAGAGAACTTGCTCCACATTACCTACAGGAAAGTGGAAAG GAGAGAATGGACTATCTGGAGGATGGCAAAACTGTTTTCCGGCTGCGGTTAAGACTTTGTTCTTCATTATTTCCAGTTAACGAAAGAATACGAGACTTTTTTGTTGAGTATGATCGCCATACACTTCATACAAGTCCACCTTGGGGTTCTGAGCTTCTTGAG GCAATTAACAGTTTAAAGAATGTTGAATCTACTGCGCTGTTGCAATTTCTCCAACCAATACTTAATATGCTGCTTCATCTTATTGGCGATGGTGGTGAAACCCTTCAG GTTGCCGCGTTTCGAGCCATGGTCAATATTCTAACCCG GGTCCAGCAGGAATCATCTGATGGGGCTGAGAGAAATAGGTTCCTTGTTAATTATGTTGATTTTGCTTTTGATGACTTTGGTGATCGACAAGCACCTGTATATCCTGGGTTGTCTACTGTTTGGGGAAGCCTGGCTCGGAGCAAG GCTAAAGGTTATAGAGTTGGACCAGTCTATGATGATGTGCTGGCAATGGCTTGGTTTTTTCTGGAGCTTATTGTAAAATCAATGGGATTGGAACAAAGTCGTCTCTTTTACCACAATCTTCCACTAG GTGAAGATGTCCCACCACTACAGTTGAAAGATGGCGTCTTCCGATGTATTATGCAGCTGTTTGATTGCCTTCTGACTGAGGTTCATGAACGCTGTAAAAAGGGTTTAAGTTTGGCAAAGCGCTTGAACAGCACacttgcttttttttgttatgaccTTCTATCAATTATTGAGCCACGCCAAGTTTTTGAGCTG GTTTCGTTATATATGGACAAATTTGCAGGAGTTTGCCAATCAGTTCTCCATGACTGCAAATTGACATTTCTTCAGATAATATGTGACCATGATCTTTTTGTTGAGATGCCTGGTCGGGATCCATCTGATAG GAATTATCTCTCGTCAGTCCTTATTCAAGAGATCTTCCTCACCCTTGACCATGATGATCTATCTCAGCGAGCGAAA GCTGCTCGCATTTTGGTTGTTCTAATATGCAAGCATGAATTTGATGCACGGTATCAAAAAAGTGAAGACAAGCTGTACATTGCTCAGCTGTATTTTCCTCTTATAGGGCAG ATTCTAGATGAGATGCCTGTGTTCTATAATCTAAATGCTGTTGAAAAGCGTGAAGTGCTAGTAGTCATTTTGCAAATCGTAAGGAACTTGGATGACATGACTCTGATCAAAGCGTGGCAACAGAGTATTGCTAGAACCAGACTGTTCTTCAAGCTACTTGAAGAATGTATAACCCATTTTGAG CATAACAAAACAGGAGACAGCTTGTTACTAGGCTCAAGTTCACGGAGCCCTGATGCTGAGCGCCCTGCGTCTCCGAAGTACTCTGATCGGTTATCCCCATCAGTTAATGCATATTTGTCCGAGGCGTCACGCCATGAAATAAGG CCCCAGGGAACACCAGAAAATGGATACATGTGGAACAGGGTCAGTCCTCAACTGAGCTCTCCTAACCAGCCTTATTCATTGAGGGAAGCACTTGCTCAAGCGCAGTCTTCAAGGATTGGATCAACAGCAAGGGCATTGAGAGAATCTCTACATCCAGTGCTGAGGCAAAAGTTG gaacTTTGGGAAGAAAATCTCAGTACTGCTGTGAGCCTTGAAGTGTTGGGAATAATCGATAAGTTTTCGGTTGCTGCAGCTTCTCGTAGCATCAGTACTGATTATGCGAAGCTAGATTGTGTAACATCTGTATTAATGGGTCTTCTGTCAAGGAGCCAGCCCTTAGCTTTTTGGAAAGCTTTCCTTCCTGtggtatataatatatttaacctCCATGGTGCAACATTGATGGCGAGGGAGAATGATCGCTTCTTGAAGCAAATTGCTTTTCATCTTCTGCGGCTTGCTGTTTTCCGGAACGATTCTATTAGAAAAAGGGCTGTTGTTGGGTTGCAGATCCTTGTTAGG AACtcatttaattactttaaGAACACCACGAGGTTGAGGGTGATGTTGACAATTACTTTGTCAGAACTTATGTCTGATGTGCAAGTAACTCAGATGAAATCTGATGGCTCTCTTGAGGAAAGTGGTGAAACTCAGCGCCTTAGGAAATCACTAGAGGAAATGGCTGATGTACGAAGTAAGGATTTGTTGAAAGATTGTGGCCTGCCTGTTGCAGCACTGGAGGCAGCGCCTGAAGGTTCCACTGATAATAGGTGGTCTTGGGTGGAAGTTAAACATCTATCCAAATGTCTAGTCCAGGCCCTTGATGCTGGTCTTGAACATGCCCTTTTG GGCTCCGAAATGACTCTGGATAGGTGTGCGGCCGCTGAGGGTTTCTATAAGCTAGCAATGGCCTATGCACCCGTTCCAGATCTTCACATAATGTGGTTGCTGCATCTATGTGATGCACACCAGGAGATGCAATCATGGGCTGAAGCTGCGCAATGTGCTGTTGCTGTAGCTGGTGTGATCATgcag GCACTTGTTGGAAGAAATGATGCTGTGTGGAGCAAGGAGCATGTTGCTTCCCTATGTAAGATTTGCCCTATTGTGAACGCTGATGTTAATTCAGAGGCATCTGCAGCAGAAGTTGAGGGATATGGTGCATCCAAGCTTACAGTAGATTCAGCTGTCAAGTATCTTCAGCTCGCAAACAAACTTTTTGCGCAAGCTGAACTCTATCACTTTTGTGCTAGCATTCAGGAACTCATCATTCCTGTGTACAAAAGTAGAAGGGCATATGGGCAGCTGGCTAAATGTCATATGTCACTGAAGGACATATATGAGTCAATTCTTGATCAGGAGGCTAGTCCTATACCATTTATCGATGCTACCTACTACCGGGTAGGGTTTTATGGGGAGCGGTTTGGCAAACTCAACAAAAAGGAGTATGTGTTCAGAGAGCCAAGAGATGTTCGTCTTGGTGACATTATGGAGAAGCTTAGTCATATCTATGAGGCCAAAATGGATGGCAATCACACCTTACACATCATTCCTGACTCGAGACAAGTCAATGCTGATGAGTTGCAACCTGGTGTCTGCTATCTGCAGATAACTGCTGTTGATCCTGTAATGGAGGATGAGGACTTGGGGAGTAGAAGGGAAAGGATTTTCTCTTTATCTACTGGTACTGTTCGTGCACGTGTGTTTGACCGTTTTCTTTTCGATACGCCATTCACAAAGAATGGAAAAACACAAGGTGGCCTGGAAGATCAGTGGAAGAGGCGCACAGTGCTCCAGACAGAGGGTTCCTTTCCTGCTTTGGTGAATCGTCTGCTGGTGATCAAATCAGAATCTCTGGAGTTTTCTCCCGTTGAGAATGCTATTGGAATGATTGAGACAAGGACAGCTGCCTTGCGAAATGAACTAGAAGAACCAAGGAGTTCCGAAGGTGATCAACTCCCAAGACTTCAAAGCCTGCAGAGGATACTCCAAGGAAGTGTGGCTGTTCAG GTAAATAGTGGTGTGTTGAGTGTGTGCACTGCATTCTTGTCTGGTGAGCCTGCAACTAGGCTCCGATCACAAGAACTGCAGCAGCTCATCGCTGCATTGCTGGAATTCATGGCTGTCTGCAAGCGTGCAATCCGTGTGCATTTTAGATTGATAGGTGAAGAAGACCAGGAATTCCACACTCAACTAGTTAACGGCTTTCAGTCGCTCACCGCTGAGCTTTCACACTATATTCCTGCAATTCTTTCAGAGCTATAA